The following are encoded together in the Methylomonas methanica MC09 genome:
- a CDS encoding GspE/PulE family protein: MREESTTEDRKLDIAQIIAWLEADGMLSAADLKKCRQYAQAGINKHKHPLKILAECELADKSALGKLLTQEDLTQWLAKKLATPYYYFDPLRIDVSKVTSIFSKAYAGNYNILPIKISDDEVVVATAEPFVQSWQQDLAKMHNGKISCVFSNPDEIKRYVDEFYNFSRSLKGASHQTGQSDSSTVQNFEQLIELSKTADLDANNQHVVNLVNWLLQYAFDQRASDIHIEPRRLQSNVRFRIDGVLHQVYQLPKNIMNAVLSRLKILGRMNIAEKRLPQDGRIKTQSSAGKEIELRLSTMPTAFGEKLVMRIFDPDVLLRDYEQLGFNKQELQIWNHMTSQSHGIILVTGPTGSGKTTTLYSTLKRLATPEINLCTVEDPIEQIEPAFNQMQVQANIGLDFANGIRTLMRQDPDIIMVGEIRDMETAEMAVQASLTGHLVFSTLHTNNAPAAVTRLLNIGVPSYLIQQTVLGIMAQRLIRVLCHCKAAVVPDEQQWQALTAPFKVATPKKIYQAVGCKLCRNTGFAGRIGIYEILENSASLQKIIVAGCDINQLQKQAIKEGMRPLRLSGAEKVAAGMTTIEEVMRVAPERIDL, encoded by the coding sequence ATGCGTGAAGAAAGCACGACCGAAGACCGAAAACTGGACATAGCGCAAATCATTGCGTGGCTGGAAGCCGACGGCATGTTATCCGCTGCGGATCTTAAAAAATGCCGGCAATACGCCCAGGCCGGTATCAACAAACATAAACACCCGCTTAAAATCCTGGCCGAGTGCGAATTAGCCGACAAATCCGCCTTGGGCAAATTGCTCACCCAGGAAGATTTGACGCAATGGCTGGCTAAAAAACTCGCTACACCTTACTACTACTTCGATCCGTTACGCATCGACGTATCCAAGGTTACAAGCATATTCAGCAAAGCGTATGCGGGCAATTACAACATCTTGCCCATTAAAATCAGTGATGACGAAGTTGTTGTCGCCACGGCCGAACCGTTTGTGCAATCCTGGCAGCAGGACTTAGCCAAAATGCATAACGGAAAAATCAGCTGCGTGTTTTCCAATCCGGATGAAATCAAACGCTACGTCGATGAGTTTTATAATTTTTCCCGATCGTTAAAAGGTGCCAGCCATCAAACCGGCCAATCGGATAGCAGCACGGTACAAAATTTCGAACAGTTAATCGAACTTAGCAAAACCGCCGATCTGGACGCCAATAATCAGCACGTGGTGAATCTGGTGAATTGGCTGCTGCAATACGCATTCGATCAACGCGCCAGCGACATCCACATCGAGCCGCGTCGCCTGCAAAGCAATGTCCGCTTCCGTATCGACGGCGTACTGCATCAGGTGTATCAGCTACCGAAAAACATTATGAATGCCGTCTTGAGCCGACTGAAAATTTTGGGCCGCATGAATATTGCCGAAAAACGCCTACCGCAAGACGGACGCATCAAGACTCAAAGCTCGGCCGGCAAGGAAATCGAGCTGCGCTTGTCTACCATGCCGACCGCCTTCGGGGAAAAACTGGTGATGCGGATTTTCGACCCGGATGTGCTATTACGCGATTACGAGCAACTGGGCTTCAACAAACAGGAGTTGCAAATCTGGAATCACATGACCAGCCAGAGTCATGGCATCATTTTGGTGACCGGGCCCACCGGTTCCGGAAAAACCACCACGCTATATTCCACCTTGAAACGATTGGCTACCCCGGAAATCAATCTATGTACCGTTGAAGACCCCATCGAGCAAATCGAACCCGCATTCAATCAAATGCAGGTGCAAGCCAATATCGGCCTGGACTTTGCCAACGGCATACGCACACTGATGCGGCAAGATCCGGACATCATCATGGTAGGCGAGATTCGCGACATGGAAACCGCTGAGATGGCGGTCCAAGCGTCATTAACCGGCCATCTGGTATTCTCTACGTTGCACACCAACAACGCCCCGGCGGCGGTGACCCGTTTGCTAAATATCGGGGTACCGTCGTATTTAATCCAGCAAACGGTGCTGGGCATCATGGCGCAACGCCTGATCAGAGTGCTATGCCACTGTAAAGCGGCCGTTGTACCCGACGAACAGCAATGGCAAGCCCTGACCGCCCCGTTTAAAGTCGCCACTCCAAAAAAAATTTACCAAGCCGTCGGCTGCAAGCTTTGCCGCAACACCGGTTTTGCCGGCCGCATCGGCATCTATGAAATTCTCGAAAACAGCGCTTCCTTACAAAAGATCATTGTTGCCGGTTGCGATATCAACCAATTGCAAAAACAGGCCATCAAAGAAGGTATGCGCCCGTTACGCTTGAGCGGTGCCGAAAAAGTCGCTGCAGGCATGACCACTATCGAGGAAGTCATGCGTGTTGCTCCGGAACGCATAGACCTGTAA
- a CDS encoding response regulator — MNNEAANILLVDDEPNILKSLGRVLKNYSVTTANSGPEGLAHALTTRFDIVVSDYRMPEMDGIMFLEKFMAIQPEAIRIIVTGYADLEAAQNAINTLGVFRFINKPWNNLEIINAVEKGLELKRILQENKALADQIRQQQARLNEQDAILKALEAEEPGITKVNWAPDGSIILDESDIDDDFKF, encoded by the coding sequence ATGAACAATGAAGCCGCCAACATTTTGCTCGTCGATGACGAACCCAATATACTCAAATCGCTTGGCCGTGTATTGAAAAACTATTCGGTAACCACCGCAAACAGCGGTCCGGAAGGTCTGGCTCATGCTCTCACTACCCGCTTTGACATTGTCGTTTCCGATTATCGCATGCCTGAGATGGACGGCATTATGTTTCTGGAAAAATTCATGGCCATTCAACCGGAAGCCATTCGGATCATCGTCACCGGATATGCGGATCTTGAAGCGGCTCAAAATGCCATCAATACTTTGGGGGTATTCCGCTTTATCAATAAACCCTGGAATAACCTGGAAATCATCAACGCCGTGGAAAAAGGCCTTGAGCTAAAGCGGATATTACAGGAAAACAAGGCGCTTGCCGATCAAATCAGACAACAGCAAGCCAGACTTAACGAACAAGATGCTATTTTAAAAGCCCTGGAAGCAGAGGAACCTGGCATCACCAAAGTCAATTGGGCGCCGGATGGTTCCATCATTCTGGATGAATCGGATATTGATGACGACTTTAAATTTTAA
- a CDS encoding DUF6901 family protein encodes MALDHSDQSNWVFLYKLLFVDGNRLELPIHIDKASNSFIPTVQTPVPAWADLEYQQCSNCPLLKSEVPLCPVATNLVPLIELCGSMKSYQTVSLEVETPERTISGETTAQRVISSILGLIIATSACPHTEFLKPMARFHLPLASDEETVYRTTSMFLLAQYFLHKDGKPFTLELDPLTRMYKELQTINRALARRLKAAISEDAAVNGIILLDLLTQSVAWSIEDGLEGIRYLFKRYGLE; translated from the coding sequence ATGGCTTTGGATCATTCCGACCAATCAAACTGGGTGTTTTTATACAAATTATTGTTTGTTGACGGTAATCGCCTGGAACTCCCTATACATATCGATAAAGCCAGCAACAGCTTCATTCCGACGGTCCAAACGCCAGTACCTGCTTGGGCTGACTTGGAATACCAGCAATGCAGTAACTGTCCATTATTAAAAAGCGAGGTGCCGCTTTGTCCGGTCGCGACCAATTTAGTGCCGTTAATCGAATTATGCGGGTCGATGAAATCCTATCAAACCGTAAGTTTGGAGGTTGAGACTCCCGAGCGTACTATTAGCGGAGAGACTACTGCGCAGCGGGTGATCAGCTCGATATTGGGTTTGATTATCGCCACTAGTGCCTGCCCCCACACCGAATTTCTTAAACCGATGGCACGGTTTCATTTGCCGCTGGCCAGCGATGAGGAGACCGTTTACCGAACTACTTCCATGTTTTTGCTGGCGCAATATTTTCTGCATAAGGACGGTAAGCCCTTTACGCTGGAGCTGGACCCGCTCACCCGGATGTACAAAGAGTTGCAAACTATTAACAGAGCCTTGGCGCGCAGGTTGAAGGCTGCGATTAGCGAGGACGCGGCTGTTAACGGCATCATCTTGTTGGATTTGTTGACGCAATCCGTTGCCTGGTCTATCGAGGATGGGCTGGAGGGCATTCGCTATCTGTTCAAGCGTTATGGGCTTGAATAG
- a CDS encoding HD domain-containing phosphohydrolase: MTEITQMPPANLLFVDDEPNILKSLKRLFRGAEYNIFLAENGEAGLEILTNNPIDLIISDMRMPQMDGAEFLARAAERWPNSIRILLTGYADMESTINAVNKGKIYSYCSKPWEDNELKILVNNALEQKRLLDERQRLFAIIEQKNLELKEFNDQLENKVQLRTEQVRLSLQKLDNANAALKKQCTTTIKTFARIIEMRPGIKSGHSKYIAENAKELAQRMGMTADDVKDILYGGLLLQIGKISLPDDLLRQPLSDMTVAGKKRFLHHGQEGCNLLSGIDPLKNAAELILYQHENFDGSGEPYGLSGSQIPLGSRILAVVRDYISSLDGFFTGSALSTENAKKRLLLKKGSLYDPEVVDLFLTLLSESQIEDERPVIDISWTQLQPGMEAVEIIHNGMLYLKDQILSHTQIEKILEMRRHSKDLILRVRV, translated from the coding sequence ATGACCGAAATCACTCAAATGCCACCGGCTAATCTGCTGTTTGTTGACGATGAACCCAATATCCTTAAATCCCTGAAGCGGCTGTTTCGAGGTGCGGAATATAATATTTTTTTGGCGGAAAACGGCGAGGCGGGCTTGGAAATATTAACTAATAATCCTATAGATCTCATCATCTCCGACATGCGTATGCCGCAAATGGATGGTGCGGAATTTCTGGCCAGGGCTGCCGAACGTTGGCCGAATAGTATCCGCATTTTGTTAACCGGCTACGCGGATATGGAATCGACCATCAATGCGGTCAATAAAGGCAAAATCTACAGTTATTGCAGCAAGCCATGGGAAGATAACGAGCTGAAAATTCTAGTCAATAACGCATTGGAACAAAAGCGTTTGCTGGATGAACGGCAGCGCTTATTTGCGATTATCGAGCAAAAGAATCTGGAACTAAAAGAATTTAACGACCAATTGGAAAACAAAGTACAGCTACGCACCGAGCAGGTCAGGCTCTCGCTACAAAAACTCGACAACGCAAATGCTGCTTTAAAAAAACAATGTACCACCACGATTAAAACCTTTGCCCGCATCATCGAGATGCGTCCCGGCATCAAAAGCGGCCATTCGAAATACATTGCGGAGAACGCAAAAGAATTAGCCCAACGCATGGGCATGACTGCCGACGATGTAAAAGATATTTTATACGGTGGCCTGCTATTACAAATCGGCAAAATCAGTTTACCGGACGATTTACTCAGGCAACCTTTATCCGATATGACCGTAGCCGGCAAAAAGCGTTTTCTCCACCACGGTCAGGAAGGTTGTAATTTATTGAGCGGCATAGACCCGCTGAAAAATGCGGCGGAGTTGATCCTATACCAGCACGAGAATTTTGACGGCTCCGGAGAACCTTATGGGCTGTCAGGCAGCCAGATCCCGTTAGGATCAAGAATTTTAGCCGTGGTGCGCGACTATATCAGTAGTCTTGACGGCTTTTTTACCGGCTCGGCCTTAAGCACTGAAAATGCCAAAAAACGCTTATTGCTAAAAAAAGGCAGCCTGTATGACCCCGAAGTAGTCGATCTGTTTCTGACCTTGCTATCGGAATCGCAAATCGAGGACGAACGTCCGGTAATCGACATTTCCTGGACGCAATTGCAACCCGGGATGGAAGCGGTTGAGATCATCCACAACGGCATGCTGTATTTAAAGGACCAGATATTAAGCCACACTCAAATCGAGAAAATCCTGGAAATGCGCAGGCATAGCAAAGACCTGATCTTACGTGTGCGGGTTTAA